The Buteo buteo chromosome 6, bButBut1.hap1.1, whole genome shotgun sequence genomic interval GAAACAGTTATTTAGACATCACCAGTATCACATTTTATAAAGTAATGTCTAACTCTCAGCTAAATATTTGAGCAATTTTACATACAAAATTGTTCTTCGTGGCCACagtttaaatattaatgtaataACAGACAGTTCTGATTTATCTATGCCTAATGATATAGACTAGTTACAGGATTGGATTCTTCTGAAAGGgataaaaggggaaaacatagctaagcaaaaaaagaaaaaaaacccacaacccaaaaaacccaaatgaaacaaacccaaaccccccaaaaccatcAACAGCAGAAGCAGATTCCTAACAGCAACTTTTTAGTAGGTTTCTCTAACAAAATGCAGTCTTATGAACGTGTCTGCATCAGAGATGTGATTTCACATCGAAGTGCACACACCTGTTAGTCAAGGCAAAAAGCCAAAATTAGTGGATTACACATTATAAAACTCTAATGAATTTATTCAAAACCAATTTAGTAATGAAACATCCATGCAGAACTAAATTTATGAACTAGATCATTTACTGTGCATATTTACCAGCCATCTGTTTTAGTAAAAGTTGTTTCCAGTTTCTCATAGTAAGAAGTCCTCTGTAAATTAAAACCAAGACAACCAAAGCATCTCCTTGTGAAATATCTGACCTGAGCTGCTGGGGATTTTCATGGATGCCAACTACCCAATAATTATcagattttcctttgcaatGCTCTCTCGTGTTACACACTGGAATCCAAGTATTCCCAAGTCCTCGGTTCAACATCCGCACAATTCCCTCAGAATCCACATAACAAGGGGTACCTGTTCgttacaaatgaaaacaattattcTGAGAGGCAACTAATTACTACGCAAGCAAGTTTGAACTGGTGGATACTGCTGGGAAACGATGATTTACATATCTCAAAAATGAAATCCTCTCACTCAACAGTACAACGTAGCTGGGAAAAACTTCTTTCCTTAGAAAGATGCGCCACCTTCTGACAGTCAACACTACTGCTAGTCAACTGACAAGTtcaaaagtaaaacattttatgaagaaaTCAAATTCATACTACTTAGGTAGATTCCCAAAGAAAATTAGCTATTTTACAATTACTTTTTCTGGTTATCATAAAAACTCTTCCCAAGCTACCAACTTTTGGGCAAGGGGGCTTTTGCTGAGATAGTTGAACATGCCTATTATGGTGTACTAAtgcagtttatttctttttaatgagcaGGGCAATGAATCCGGAGAACAAGTTCTGATAATGTTCAAGTGCATTCTATTCATACTGGAAACATAATAAAGATTTCCAATAAATATattgaaagaatagaaaaatagaattttGTTTAGCATTGAGGAGATTAAAAAAGAGTCTAGGTCCCAAGATCAACATTACTAAAAGGGCATGAATTAGTCAAAATCTCCTCCAACGTTCCCCCAATAGTGTCAAGATTTCTCAGTGTCACTCATGCAGGTATTTCATACCTTCTGAGGAGAATCCAACCCACGCCAAATAGGATTTCTTTGTAAGAGAAAGAGGGTCTCCatgcaaaatttgttttttcttttttcctagctCCATCAGCTGTACTCCAAGGCACTGGTCCCCATCAAACCCAGTACCTAGGAAGAAGTTGTTCAGTGACGAtgttagaaaacaaaagaattgtCTTGGCTCTTGGCTAAATTTAAGTTTTGAATCAAAAACTAATTCTAATGCAGGGTTATCCATGAATACCACTGTCAGACAAGTGACTATTTGTCATTTTGGACATACAAAGCATGCATAACAAGTACTTCCTTAATTTCCCATAGTAATTCATTCCGGCCTACATGAAACCCAAGTTTAATCTATTAACGTCACTGCTACAAaattctccccttccccacaggTTAATCTAGGCATCCGAATATAAAATGTAGGCTTTGCTGTCAGAAGTCAAAGATCAGTGGGTTGTGACAGTAAAAGCAtcataaggaaaagaagaagaaaacacttccAGTGATTACGTACAAATTAACCAGTGCTTGAAGCCAGTAACAGACAAGGACTGAAAACATAACCCCAGTTCAAAAAAGACACAAAGGAGAAGACTACCTCTGTGATAAATAATCACCAACTGCTCTCCATGTCCTGCCATAGACACCACTGGACCTGGGAGACTGAAGATCTCTTTCTGAACTCCTCCAACTGTAAACACACGAACCAGCAAGGCACTAGTGGCACAAGCAGCCCAGCCTTGACCTAAACAGATAGCCTCAATGTCTTCATCCTTTGGCATATCTACTGTCCACTCCTTGTTTGCATCCCATGAGCTAAAATGAATGCAGTGGAGCTTGCTAAAGCAGAGACAAAGAACAACAGTCAAGTATCTCAAcgtgaagaaaaatacaatatcTGAAAGTACACCAATACATTACATTTTTATCAGAGACCTAGAAGCTGTGATGGTCATAGAAAGGAACTACAAATTACAAGTGGTCATCTGCAAAGGTGTTACCCCTATCATTCAAGAACTGGAGCCAGCTCAACCTCCAGCACTGTAGACTTAGAGCTTCTAAAGCCTGAAGCAAAGACAGTTCAAAGGTCTGAGGGGAGATTTTTTTAGATGGAAACAGGTAAGTGTCCTGCTTAATTAACATTAATAAGAAATGAAGGTGCTTGGTACCCCTGAATATCAGCCCTCATTACAAGTCTGTCATATTATTctgtttcaaatgcaaaaaaaaattaggaactTCAGTTCTGCCATCTTAATAACCGAAAACTGCTTGTGAGCAAATCATAGACACTGTGGCTTTTGAGAGATTACCCACTtccactaagaaaaaaaaaaaaaaaaattgaagttttcAGAGTCAGACAACCAATACACACAAATAATACTTCTAAAGGTAAAGGGTACTTTTCAACTTATCATAATGCCATATGTGTGAAAATAAGTTCTTTCTTCAAGGTATTTCCACAGAAACTGGCAATAAAATATAGTTGCTATTGTTCTTAAATGCAAGAACAGAGTTTAGGTGGCCCAGCTGCTTAAatctttctgtggttttcataAACTTGTACAGTTCTTCAGGTATTTCCAAACACGTCTCCTTAGCATCAGTGTGAAAGGAAATAGCACAGCCCGTATGATTTATCTTTGATCTGAGCAGACTGAAAAACTACTGTTCATGTTTACGATTTCCTTTGAGCTAGCAATGCACAAAGTTTCCAGTATATACATATTTGAaaaggggattaaaaaaaaatcctcaggaAACAAATTACATCTTTCAATATTCTTGAAGTCTTCAAGTGGGCGGATGTGAAAATCCTCCTCGAAAGTGGTCccataaataaaaagcacaatcaaaagccaaaaatctcaaaaaagTGATACaagctgaaattaaaagctgaaatatttgaaacaagTTAAGTGTAATTCCACACTACAGGTTTTGCAGAGCAAGGCCATGACTTACCTTGCAAGTTCCTCTGTACTCTCACAGGCTAGTAAAATAGCTTCAGTAGAGAGGTCAGCCATCGTGTGATTCAGAGAGTTCGGCAGGTGTGTTGCATGATGTATGGAGGTATCATGAAATTCTACATCTATAGCATTGTCTTGCTCATCATTGTAACAGCGAATGATACCAACAGAATTCCATACCTATTAAAAAGAACCcgaccaaaaaaaaaccccaacaaatcaAGCATACTGCCGTAAACCAGCCTGCTgtaactttttcatttaaacaacAGTAGGTGGGAGGCTAGAGGAAGACTGAAGACGTGGAGTCAGGACTTGTAGTTTCTAAACCAGCTGAATTAGGCAGAAACTAGTTTCATCCTCATTGCTTAGCTGTCTTTCTCCTTACAAAATTAAGTGTGAAGAACTCGCAGTCAGAAAGAAATAGTGCATGATTAACGTACAAGTCTTAACAGCACGAAAGTATCCACAAGTTCTGgctaaaagagaattttaaaaaaagatttgctAGAATTCAATAGCACAGGTACAAACTGTATAGCTTGCTTTTGTCTTAAAGCCAAGTGCTTATTTCTACATCAAAAGCAACTGATATGTAAAGCATAACCTTATGTAGTCTGTGTATTAACACAAAGCTACTTTCCACTATTTAACTTCACACtgtgaagtattaaaaaaaaaaaaatcttggaaaagATTAGATTAAGACAcagcaagaactgaaaaatattcaatATTAACAAAGCAACTAGATCAACATAACCACACAGCAGCGAGATTTACCATGAAACGATGCATGAGATGTGCAGGAGTGGAGCCAGACTGGAACGGCTTTTGCTTGGGGGTTGGCATTGGCCCATCATAGAAAGGCTGTTGTGTAGATGATGGTGGTAAAGCTGGAAAGCCACCAGTCTGATCATCATCGTCATCTTCCTTTTCAAGAAGATTGGAATTAGCTTTTATCATCCCAATAtctagaagttaaaaaaaaaaataaattacatctTACACATATTATTAGGACAGAATATAggtaaaacatttaaaacagtcaagatttctctggaaaaataaGGCAGAATATATCCGAGTTGAGGAAGCTAAGAGATTGTCCCAATAACAGCACTAAAGAGCTATGGAAAATTAGTTCATTCTGTACCTAGTGagttatcatcatcatcaattATTGCCCGTCTCAGATGGCCTGAAGTTGGCATAAGGTCATCAGCATCATCTTCATTATCTCCAGCCTTTGGGGAAGACTGTGGTTCAATCATATCTCCATCTAAATAGTCGTCATCTTCTCCATCAAAGAGATCATTGTAGTCCTTTGCCACTGTACTGGCAACCTAAAACCCGATTAGCAATCATCATAAAACTTCTTTTGGACATGGAATTCAAGAAATGAATTAACACACAAGAGGGAACTTTCAACACACAAAACAGAACCTTCAATATAATCTGGTGACCTAAATAATCATGTTAATTTAAGACATTATTGGTACTGATCACCTTGTCATTTGGTTTCTTTCCATCGCCGATATTTTCCAACAACCCCAGATTTCCTTCAGTATCTGTATACGCGATTTGCCTATATTTGGGGTGCCATGCCAGTCCACAAACTGAGTAATTTTTCTCATGCTTCATCctaaaaagaatgtaaaaataatggatttttagTAACCCTCTCAGGGAGGAAGCCTCCCAAAGAGTTATTGTAAAAAGTGGTAATATTTACTAGTATTAGAAAGTGATGTTACAGTGATGTGacacataataaaataattaataggtCACCTTTAGAATAAACAGctactataaaaaaaatacagcaagtcTTCCTTTTCTATGGAGAAAATCatttaagcttaaaaaaacaaaaatcaaacgGGATCATACTCTTAAAACAACAGCTTCCTGATACATGTAGAAAAGACAAAGTAATTCCCCAGCAGTCATACATTCCAGAACCATACCGTTATAAAAGGAACATTCAGCTGTTCCTCTTGTACCAAACTGATGAGTTAATCCTCTATCTTTTTCACCCTTTactcacacaaaaaaaatcctcccatTAATTATTTACATAATCTGTCTTTAATTCTTAACATAAGCATTACAGTAACAATCATGTTTCTTACTCCAAATATTCAGACAGATAAATAAATCATCCCTTCTCTTCTATACCTCACTTAAtcatacccttttttttttttttttgaatgagagATGCTTTAAGTGCTAAAGTGCAATTTGTCAGTTTGTCCTTTTTTGCCTACAGGTGAGGATGGCTGACTGATGTATCCGTAGTTCCCTCTCCCTTCAGAAAATACATCTTACTGCCAATGATCTTGGGGATGTGAGGAAAATTTGTTTCCATCAAAACTGTCCTTTAATCaactattaaattaaaaagtaataaaagatATTTGCACACAGAAAACTAGACTATGGAATTTGAACAGAATCCACATTCATATCCCTTCCCTATTCTATTTCTAAGAATGTGATGTTTCCAGATCCTTCTAGCtatgcagaaaggaaaacagtgtatCGCATGAATCAGAACATACTTCTGTGCATACTGGATATGGCGGGGGAAGGCAAAACACCACATTTCTACCTACCACCAAGAGTTACACTCTTGTGGAAGCTGcttccttgtaggacaaggaaatgtggcagcccttGAATTCCCTTCAGCATATGAACTGCAGTATTAGTGCACCTCACTCGGGTTGCACAAAAGAACAGCCCTCCTCTTGCTCCCTTTGCTCAAGTCTACACTGAGCGGTGGCCCTGCCTGCCAGTGTCACTCAGACCTGACACAGTTCTTTTGACCTGTGTGCTTTGGCTCTGTCTCTGTGGATGTGCTCCCAGCCCCGCCACCAGCTAGGAGACCATCTACGAGGCCAGGTAAAATAGTATTCTTCAATCTGAGCTTTCATACGCTGCCTCCTGGAGTGCTGGCTTTCAGTGGAACATTGGCAGAAAACTTACAGATCTGCCCTGTAAATCTTATTAAGGCTTTTCAAGAGGCAGAGTTCTACATTTGCACAAAtaagttttacagaaaagataacaacattttattttaagaaaagacaTGTACTTGGGACTTATGGAGCAACACTGAATACCTCTCTATGCACTCCTGGTTTTCCACATTCCACACCACTATACTCCCATCCACACTTCCAGCTGCCAGATACTGCCCACAAGGAGACCAGGCCACAACATTCAAGgtctaaggaaaaaataagaaataggaaaaaaaaaaaagttaccaaTGCATGCACAGCATTCATATTCTGGAGCTTCAAACAGACAGGtattctggaataaaaaaataataataatgatctTTAGCAAATCATATCCAGCCTCCTGTACTAGAGCTGGCTTTAGGTAGTTCCCTGCAAGAACCATTCTTTAAAGACAGCacacttattttattttgagaatatCCATCTTCTGTCATTAAATGCTGCCATGAGGTTGAAAAAAACTGATTTTAGACATGGAGACAGAAGCATAGTATATTTTGCAAACTCAGCACTAGACatagcttgctttattttgaacTTAATACAGTTCCATAAATTAAAATCCAAGACTCTGTGTTCTGTATCTTAATAACACTAGGAACGTGGTCCTCTATAACCCAAAGGTTTCCAAATATATGATGAGgtcaaaagaaagaagatggcACAGTTACGGCTACCACTTAGCTAAACTTCAGctcaataaaatataaagtgaACAACTGATATCTCTGTTCTGTACAGAAATAATACTCTtgacattttccttaaaaagctATGTATTTAGAGCAATCTGTGAAAACAGATGTTCTTCAGCTGCAGTTGGTGACTCACCAGTAGACTTCAGAGATCTAGCAGGTTACTATAAATGAAAGAGGGGAACCAGAGCCACATAAAGACATGTTTGATGTTCATCTAGTATCTCTTGCCTTGTTTTCCAACATAAAGTAACAGGATCAGAAATGGAATAGAAAATGTGAGCAATCATTACCaaggtgggggcggggggaggtgGGTGGGAAGAGATACTGTCCAGAAGATAATTTCTAGCAAAGTAACATTTAAATTATGGAAGATTTTGCAAGCACCTGGTTTATGTGCCTACCTGTGTGATAAATGTATCTGATAGATCGAATTGACTATCCCAGGTTTCTCTTCTGTATAGTTTAACGACTTTATCTACAGGAATTGCCAGCAACTgttcaaaggaaacaagaaTCAGACAATTTAGAACAAGTTACCTTTCAAACAGAACATTCAAATAGCATACCTCCCTCATTCAGAAGTATTACAGTTGTGACTGCCTCAGTATTTAAGTTCTTTAGCATCCTAGCAATGCCAACTAAGAAAGTAAAGAAAGCTGAAGTAACTTGAATGACAAGGTTCTTTAATGCTTTCCACACACAACATAGCAAAGCATGCCTGTTTTCGTTTtaatcttcatttctttctggcAGAAAATTGAAGATAATGACAGCTGCACCGTAAGCTTAGAAGTTCTTATTTATGAAACagctaacacacacacacacacatataaatagTTTCCAATGCTCTGAGCGCAAGGCTTACgttctccttttccctccctccccaaatctGTTTTGATCAGGTTACAATTGCTCAATAAATCTTATTTGAATAGCTGATTCCTGAAATACCTCATTTAATCTTTCACAAAACTACAGAAATGTTActgtctgtttatttttttaggatttgggtttttaaaagaCTTCTAACAATTCGCTTTGTAAGAGAAGCAAGGCAACTCCttgcattttgtgtgtgtgaattagcctaaaaattaaaagtatctGGTTTTTTGCAATATGGATATTGAAACAATTTGTACTGTAGGTGACATTCTCTCTTCCACAGAAAAGTTACACATAATGCTATCATAGGAGCCAGGTATTTTGAAGAGTGGACAGGTAGACAGATGCAAAGGTTAAGGCGGGGAAACATGATTATTCAGGTAAGAACTgtgagaaaacactgaaaatactcTTTAGATCCAGTATACTGGAATGTCAATAAAGGATGAATAGGTTCTGCCACACTATTATCACAGGCAAGAACAGAAGccataaaacaatttttccaaATGGCCAACTTTCGCTCAATTCCCTGTCCTTTACTTCAAGTATAGCAGGGCATGCCTCGTTTCATACAGGTTCGCATTTatctgctccttcctcctctcccctttgCATTATCAGATGCTGCAGAGGTGATCTGGGTTACATGCTACAGAGACATCTATATAGCCATACTAACTCCCCAACCCATTGTGATTAGTGATCCATACATAGTACTATTCCAGCAGTACACAATGCGCTAGACCTGTAGTATGCATCAGCACCACCTTTAGTCACATGAGAATCAACTTCGTTCTTCAGGtgaaaagaaagggaacaaCTTACTAAGGAAATATTTACAGAGCAAGATTACTGATAGGGCAAAATTTACTTAAAGTAGAGAAAGACTGAACTCCTTTGATGCTCTGTTGTGAGCAATTTGATTATTTCCCTTGTGGACAATgttccttcctcttcagtacAACATGACTGTTGAACGTTGTTTTGGGCTGACAGCTGGACTACTGCCAAACACAGCCTGGAGCTTAAGCAAGTAATGATTtccaggtttttatttttcctaaaagtgAACTTCAccccaaatattttccttagtCCCAGGAGCTGCAATTTGGGCTTGCCCAGATTGAATTCTACtgttggaaaaaagagaaaagaaggattAAGATGTGGCTAAAACAATGTCACTTACCTTCCCACTGCCAGGTTGCCAGCCAAGCCTGCATATTGATTTAGCATTTATCACATCATTACATTTCTGCAGCAGCGGCCAGCTTGTTGTGcatgtctgaaaacaaaatattaaaaaattagttttctagCTCTGTGAAAATCTACTGTATAGTACAAATTCTTACAGGAAAAGTGtgggaaaaaaactaaaaggaaaaaaagatatacCATTTTTGGACATGAAATAATATCTTTCATTCAAATACAAAGCTACatactgacttaaaaaaataaaccaaacctgaaaaaataCCTTGCCAATATAGACCTGAAACTATTTTAATGACAATACAACTACTTGTAACAAAAATAAGATCACAGAACCAGTGTTTTGAATCAAGTAGAGAACAAATGAGCTTAcatatttcacatatttttagGTTACAGAGAAAATCTGGCCACAATGCATTTGTCAAACCCAGATCAACTGCAGCAAGGTGACAACCAGTCTGAATCTCACCACAGTAGTATAAAGAATGAACGGCTATATTCTGAAATTACAGCACAGATACATACATTATACTGTCACAATCCCAGAACACTGTTAGTGTAATTGCCCCAAAAGGCACCCAATGTCAGTCTGGAACATGAGATTTCTCATTAGAagtatgcttttgttttaaaaaatagcaatccACAAGTGCGGGAGTGCATTTTCAACTGTACTTACAAGAATAATTCCACATGGATTCTTATTCCAGTCAATGGCATTTAGCAAAAATAATCCCACATACATATGCAGAATTGCCTTATTAAAACGTTCACTTGAAACCCTCTTTTCAAGTTCCTTAGAGTTCCAAGAGCAGAAACTAAATCTGATTCTCTCACTAAATATGATTTCATACAGGCCCTGAACTATTTCGGCCAAATATTGCCAAGCTGAGCCCAAAGACTCTATTTCTAATAGATTTTGTTCTTCAAACCGTGATTTACATCCTTCAGAGAAATTGTTGTGAAGTttgtaacaaacaaacaaagtgGAATAGCAAGCCCCTTGACAATAGCCTTAAACTCATTCAAATCTAAAAGGTTAAAATGCACTGAGCTGAACCTCCAGTCCTTAGAAAAACTAAGTATGCGTGCcacaggcagagagcaggagacACTGAAGCAACTCTGTGTCCAAAGTCCCCTATCGAAGAAAAATGTTACCATCATTTCAGTGATCCCGGCATGTGAAACCCGTACCTCTTCCTAATTTCAGGTCAAAGTAATCATGTTCCTATCATCAAGACCAAACAACCAGACCACTTATAAAAGAAGATACTGTGTGGCATCTCAGAGCATTATTCCACCTTCACCAGTCAGTCTACAATcctgaaaatttttatttcataggaagcttggtaaaaataaataaaaacaaaatataactAGATAGTTCTTTATTAGAATAAAAATCCTTCCTTAACCCTGAAAGCAATGAgctgaaattctgaaataagGCATCTGATGTCAATTGCTATCTTTACACAGAAGCATTATTTCTGAATGCTGAGTGCTGAGGACAAAATACACAATGTTGGCCAATGAAGAAAGATGAACGGAAGAAATCAGGGATTCCACAGGCAGGAAGAACAATCCACAGCTACCCAGGCAACATTTCATAATCAGGCTTTGGAATTTCTCCCAGAAGTAGATAAAAGTATTCTGTAAGTGTAGTTagatttcttcccccaaaagaaAACCCTATTCCAGTATGGTTATTTCAGTCCAGCTCTTCTTACTGTCTGTGAAATCCTGGATTTCTTATGAAACACTTAACTTTGAAAGACAGGCCTTTTACCTGATCTGCGATTTTCCATACTCTGATAGAGCCATCACAGCTTGCCGATGCCTATGTAAgagatttttgtaaataaattaataattaaagaCATAGAGAAATTAATGctacaaaattgaaaaaatcCCTATAAACAATGTTAGACATGTAATATATAggcagttttaaaaagcaagcctCCCTGTTTAAACCATTTTAAGACTTAAAACTTTCTAATACTGTCATCTTGATAACTGTACTCGACTCCAAGCTACTGTAATTACTAACCCTCATACTTCAAGTGAGCTGCTTATTGACAAAAGACGCTCAAAAGTTAACATTACATTTCTTTAGTGAGCCATCTTTTCCCCTCTAAAATCAGATCTGCATTAAATTCCAGAAGAACATAGACAGTAATTGAGTAGTAAAGCAAAGACTTGAGTTTTCCTGGGAGGCAGCAAGTTGTGACACACTCCATCATCAGTAAGGTCAGCTGAAATGAAGTAGTCCCATATGCCcagtcactgttttttttttgtaaaaagtatatatttattttctttcccacgAAAAAGGAGATTCAAAGTAGAAAGTAAGCAAGAAAGTGTTTTTACCAGGTAAACATCCCTGGGGTCAAAAGACAGGCTTAAAACAGGAGCGTCGTGTCCTCGGaatgttttctgcttgctgctATCAGTCACCTCCACAACTTTGATCATAAAGTCACTGTAGATCACAACAGCACAGATATTAAAGTATTAACAACGACAAACTATGTATTTATAGCAATAAAAATTGGGCCCTGACTATCTTTTGGGGAAGTTATGGCTCTCAACACTGTATGATCTAGGTGAAAATGAGAATCTTGAGGCTTATGACAATAGGAGCAAGGCCAGACtatttttatcagaaaattTTTGTTCATGTCAAAGCTCATAAAATATGATTGCTCTTTGGAGAGGATATTATGTACACACAGACCATATACCTGTTTAATATAATATTCTGTATGACCTAATGAAAACTTCTGCTTAGATACCACAGAGCTGACTTAACAAGAACCATCTGTTAAATGGGACCGATATTCATTACTATAATTATTTGGTCatgtggtttttaaaaaaagatagagCAAGTAGTTtattttgtgacatttttaacagcattttaaagacCATTTAGCGTATCAGATACATTAACAGATTTTTTACAACTTTATTCCCTCCTCCAAAATTACAGACACTGCTGCAGTTTAACTCAAAGTATCAATGCTAACTTCTAAGCCAAAGAGCTCCTGTGACAATCTTTCATTAGCACTTCCTCTCATGCTTCATTGCAACACCCtcagaaagaaatttaattttaggaCATAATTCTATAGGGTTAACCATTACTTTAACTATATTCAGAAACACAACCTCAGTTTTATCCACTATCTAATGATAACCAAACAGTTGTAAAAGGAAGTCTCTAAGCTATATTGCAAGACAAGTAAAATTATGTTAGCACTCTTAAAGAATGCaagacaactttaaaaaaaaaaaacaacaggcaaTAGGatattttttgcttatttaagAAACCACACAACCATTTTTCAAATAGTTCATGTGAGCTTTGGCAACCAGTTGGATGTTAAACTCATATAAAATTGAAGTTTGCAGACTTCATGTAAAAAACGGAGAAATCT includes:
- the WDHD1 gene encoding WD repeat and HMG-box DNA-binding protein 1, with product MPSAQKPMRYGHTEGHTDVCFDDTGSCIVTCGSDGDVRIWENLDDDDPKSINVGEKAYSCALKNGRLITAVLNNTVQIHTFPEGAPDGILTRFTMNANHVVFNSDGTKIAAGSSDFMIKVVEVTDSSKQKTFRGHDAPVLSLSFDPRDVYLASASCDGSIRVWKIADQTCTTSWPLLQKCNDVINAKSICRLGWQPGSGKLLAIPVDKVVKLYRRETWDSQFDLSDTFITQTLNVVAWSPCGQYLAAGSVDGSIVVWNVENQECIERMKHEKNYSVCGLAWHPKYRQIAYTDTEGNLGLLENIGDGKKPNDKVASTVAKDYNDLFDGEDDDYLDGDMIEPQSSPKAGDNEDDADDLMPTSGHLRRAIIDDDDNSLDIGMIKANSNLLEKEDDDDDQTGGFPALPPSSTQQPFYDGPMPTPKQKPFQSGSTPAHLMHRFMVWNSVGIIRCYNDEQDNAIDVEFHDTSIHHATHLPNSLNHTMADLSTEAILLACESTEELASKLHCIHFSSWDANKEWTVDMPKDEDIEAICLGQGWAACATSALLVRVFTVGGVQKEIFSLPGPVVSMAGHGEQLVIIYHRGTGFDGDQCLGVQLMELGKKKKQILHGDPLSLTKKSYLAWVGFSSEGTPCYVDSEGIVRMLNRGLGNTWIPVCNTREHCKGKSDNYWVVGIHENPQQLRCIPCKGARFPPTLPRPAVAILPFKLPYCQVTTEKGQMEEQYWRSVVFHNHMDYLSKNGYELDENAKSQLVKEQQELLMKLFALSCKLEREFRCMELADLMTQNVVNLAIKYASRSRRLNLAQRLSEMAVEKASELATAPEDEEEEEDFRKHLNAGYSNSATEWSRLPVRNVQQDQEMEDAEETDAYEEVEETPEVHKQRPNPFCKGVTSAEVTTPKSVVIVSSSQGRVNPFKVSSNKKDPVVPSANVLDTMSKHSKKTSLSSSRAVNKQNTPVIKPLIPKPKSKQALAASFFQARTPNSSAKTVEEREEKAGNESHEVKVTAQENTENKRPQTGFQMWLEENRANILTDNPDLNEAEVIKEGMSRFRMLSSEERVVWTEKAKGGTVNDLAEDKKRKRPTADEDEVKKNQEQRSEDSNVSKKPKPLDQSTNVRLSAFAFKQS